One window from the genome of Paenibacillus azoreducens encodes:
- a CDS encoding BtpA/SgcQ family protein: MTWLKEVLGTEKAVIAMCHLMALPGDPYFDKEKGMDYVVEMARKDLHALQDGGVDAVMFSNEFSLPYLTNVKTETVAAMGRVIGELKSEIKVPFGVNVLWDAKKSLDLAAATGALFIREIFTGVYASDFGLWNTNVGETVRHQQRIGAEHVKLLFNIVPEAAKYVAERDIESVARSTVFNNRPDALCVSGLTAGSRTDSQILKRVKDSVPDTVVLANTGVRRDNLIEQLTIADGAVVGTAFKIDGKFENHVDQARVKEFMDDVNTFRKPKVAV, from the coding sequence ATGACATGGTTAAAGGAAGTGTTGGGGACAGAGAAAGCGGTTATTGCGATGTGCCACTTGATGGCTTTGCCGGGAGATCCTTATTTTGATAAGGAAAAGGGAATGGATTATGTCGTCGAAATGGCCCGGAAGGATCTGCACGCGCTGCAGGATGGCGGCGTGGATGCCGTGATGTTCTCCAATGAATTCAGCCTGCCTTATCTGACAAATGTGAAGACGGAAACCGTTGCCGCAATGGGAAGGGTGATTGGTGAACTTAAGTCGGAAATTAAGGTTCCTTTCGGAGTCAATGTGCTTTGGGATGCCAAAAAATCATTGGACCTGGCGGCTGCTACGGGCGCGCTTTTCATTCGCGAAATTTTTACTGGGGTGTATGCCAGCGATTTCGGCTTATGGAACACCAATGTAGGCGAAACGGTACGCCATCAGCAGCGGATCGGAGCCGAGCATGTGAAGCTGTTGTTCAATATCGTGCCCGAAGCGGCTAAATACGTGGCGGAGCGAGATATCGAAAGCGTGGCGAGATCGACCGTATTTAATAACCGTCCGGATGCGTTATGCGTCTCCGGTCTTACGGCCGGATCGCGGACGGATTCCCAGATTTTGAAACGCGTGAAGGACTCAGTGCCGGATACCGTTGTGCTTGCCAATACAGGCGTCCGCCGCGACAACCTGATCGAGCAGCTGACGATCGCTGACGGGGCCGTGGTTGGAACCGCTTTTAAGATTGACGGCAAGTTTGAAAATCATGTGGATCAGGCGCGTGTAAAAGAATTCATGGATGATGTGAACACATTCAGAAAGCCGAAAGTGGCCGTATAA
- a CDS encoding M42 family metallopeptidase translates to MEQKLEKMKNRLRELTSLPAVSGYEDPVIRYVRAQFKDCAQEVHVDALGNVTVKMNRSAVPEPYRVMVFAHMDELGLMVNKIEESGFLRVERLGGIPEKSLAGQSVIIEAGGKTWNGVIGTKSHHVTPSDEKYRVLPVSEVFADFGFKSRQEAEMAGIDAGTPIMYQRQFFTNGSRVFSNALDNRAGCLALLELADLVKDKELSCELYLVFSVQEEFNLRGVLPAVRRINPQLAITLDITIATDTPDLLNKGNIYLGGGPSIGMYTFHGRGTLGGLIPNPKLVQHIKKIAAAHHIPLQPAVFMGILTDASFSQLENEGLPMVDLGYPARYTHAPVESVDLEDVHKLVLLLERLVYTFDGSIDFSRG, encoded by the coding sequence ATGGAGCAAAAATTAGAAAAAATGAAAAATAGATTGCGGGAGCTGACATCGCTTCCGGCAGTTTCCGGTTATGAAGATCCGGTCATCCGGTATGTGCGGGCACAATTCAAGGATTGCGCTCAAGAAGTTCATGTGGATGCTCTAGGCAATGTGACGGTCAAAATGAACAGATCTGCGGTTCCCGAACCTTACCGGGTTATGGTATTTGCACATATGGATGAGTTAGGGCTTATGGTCAATAAAATCGAGGAGAGCGGTTTTCTTCGCGTGGAGCGCCTTGGCGGCATACCTGAGAAAAGCTTGGCCGGGCAATCGGTGATCATCGAAGCCGGCGGGAAGACTTGGAACGGGGTGATCGGTACCAAGTCCCATCATGTTACGCCAAGCGATGAGAAATACCGGGTCCTACCGGTAAGTGAAGTGTTTGCGGATTTCGGCTTCAAATCGCGGCAGGAAGCAGAAATGGCCGGAATTGATGCAGGCACGCCCATCATGTATCAACGGCAATTTTTTACCAACGGGTCCCGAGTATTCTCCAATGCGCTCGATAATCGGGCCGGATGTTTAGCGCTGCTGGAATTAGCAGACCTGGTGAAAGACAAGGAACTCTCATGCGAGCTGTATTTGGTGTTTTCGGTTCAGGAGGAATTCAATTTACGCGGCGTTCTGCCTGCAGTGAGGCGCATCAACCCGCAGCTGGCCATTACGCTCGATATAACCATTGCCACGGATACACCCGACTTGCTTAACAAGGGAAACATTTATCTGGGAGGCGGACCAAGCATCGGAATGTATACCTTCCATGGCCGCGGCACGCTTGGCGGGCTGATTCCCAATCCAAAGCTGGTTCAACATATCAAAAAGATTGCCGCAGCGCATCATATCCCTCTTCAGCCGGCTGTCTTTATGGGGATATTGACCGACGCCTCTTTCAGCCAGTTGGAGAATGAGGGACTGCCGATGGTGGATCTTGGATACCCTGCCCGTTATACTCACGCCCCCGTCGAGTCCGTGGATTTGGAGGATGTTCATAAACTGGTGCTGCTTTTGGAACGGCTTGTTTATACGTTTGACGGAAGCATTGATTTTAGCCGCGGTTAA
- a CDS encoding FGGY-family carbohydrate kinase gives MSYVMGIDIGTYESKGVLVDPRGRILTQHAVAHRLDIPNRGWAEHDAELTWWHDFKWLSNKLLKDARSRYGIRSEDVKAVGVSTIAPALLPIDKNGIPLRKAILYGIDTRSEQEITELNQLGGEEKIFEIAGQSLSSQAAGPKILWIRKHEPEIYSKTYQFLCGSGYLVYKLTNECVIDRYTAINYAPLFDIRSQTWNPDMVSLITDADKLPPPAWSTDIVGKVTLNASIETGLAPGTKVIAGTADAMSEAISIGAVHEGDLMMMYGSSTFFILTTDQIPKTKQLWPNLHVIPGKHTLTGGTATAGSLTRWFVDQCLGRDSSGASAGMTVEEAYAYMTEQAGLSPPGANGLITLPYFSGERTPVHDAFAKGMIFGLSLNHTTADLYRSLVEGISYSIRHNFEAMNQLGASINRVVAVGGGVKSPLWLQSVSDICQVRQTIPKVTVGASYGNAYICAMALGWHHNLSDVGHWVEIDRSVDPRREHLELYERYYDVYRRLYEQTQSLMKVL, from the coding sequence ATGTCATATGTAATGGGGATCGACATCGGGACATACGAATCCAAAGGGGTGCTGGTAGATCCGCGGGGTCGAATCCTGACTCAGCATGCGGTTGCTCACCGGCTTGACATTCCCAATCGGGGATGGGCAGAGCATGATGCCGAGCTCACCTGGTGGCATGATTTTAAATGGCTGTCCAATAAGCTTCTGAAGGATGCCCGATCCAGGTACGGCATACGTTCCGAAGACGTGAAGGCAGTAGGAGTGAGCACCATCGCTCCCGCGCTTTTGCCGATTGACAAGAACGGGATACCGCTGCGCAAAGCGATTCTCTATGGAATCGATACCCGGTCCGAGCAGGAAATCACGGAACTGAACCAGCTCGGCGGGGAAGAAAAAATCTTTGAAATTGCTGGACAGTCCTTATCTTCTCAGGCTGCCGGCCCTAAAATTTTGTGGATCCGCAAACATGAACCCGAAATTTACTCCAAGACCTATCAATTTTTATGCGGTTCAGGTTATCTCGTTTATAAGTTAACGAATGAATGCGTCATAGACCGATATACCGCCATCAACTATGCCCCACTATTCGATATCCGTTCCCAAACATGGAACCCGGATATGGTATCGTTAATCACGGATGCCGACAAGCTTCCGCCCCCAGCATGGAGTACCGACATCGTAGGAAAAGTCACACTGAATGCCTCTATTGAAACAGGGCTTGCCCCGGGAACGAAAGTCATTGCCGGCACGGCCGACGCCATGTCCGAGGCAATCAGCATCGGGGCCGTACATGAAGGCGATCTGATGATGATGTATGGAAGCTCTACATTTTTTATCCTGACAACCGACCAAATACCCAAAACGAAACAGCTGTGGCCCAATCTGCATGTCATCCCAGGCAAACATACATTGACAGGCGGAACAGCGACGGCAGGTTCGCTTACGCGCTGGTTCGTCGACCAATGTTTGGGCCGGGATTCAAGCGGAGCGTCAGCAGGCATGACCGTTGAAGAGGCTTACGCTTACATGACCGAACAGGCCGGGCTTAGCCCTCCGGGAGCTAACGGATTGATCACGCTGCCCTATTTCAGCGGCGAAAGAACCCCTGTACATGACGCTTTTGCCAAAGGAATGATATTTGGTCTGTCACTGAATCATACGACGGCAGATCTATATCGTTCTTTAGTGGAAGGAATCTCCTATTCGATCCGGCATAATTTCGAGGCGATGAACCAGTTGGGCGCATCCATCAACCGGGTGGTCGCCGTCGGCGGCGGCGTCAAAAGTCCGCTGTGGCTGCAAAGCGTCAGCGATATATGCCAGGTTCGCCAGACAATCCCGAAGGTGACGGTTGGGGCTTCATATGGAAACGCTTACATTTGTGCAATGGCGCTTGGCTGGCATCATAACTTAAGCGATGTTGGCCATTGGGTGGAGATTGACCGCTCCGTTGACCCTCGGCGTGAGCATTTGGAGCTGTATGAACGTTATTACGATGTTTACCGACGGTTGTATGAGCAAACCCAAAGCTTGATGAAGGTTTTATGA
- a CDS encoding DeoR/GlpR family DNA-binding transcription regulator, producing the protein MSTEREKLILDLLHENSPLSVEELAQQLDVSEVTVRRDLAAMEKKELISRRRGGAALPDQDNEPLFIQREKKNHDFKRQIGQYAASQIREGEVIALDVGTTTAEVAKALVKRRGITVFTSSFQVASILSKSNLQVYMIGGLIRFNEMSMVGSIAIETIKKFNFDRYYLGLASLNRELGLTDYSVEEVEVKQAFISQSKQVIALADKTKMGTSSLLKVCEYDQVSEIITNRSDGEHHPVFDLGFKGKITLV; encoded by the coding sequence ATGTCAACTGAAAGAGAGAAGCTCATTTTGGATTTATTGCATGAAAATTCACCTTTGTCCGTTGAAGAACTGGCTCAGCAATTGGACGTGTCTGAAGTCACGGTTAGGCGGGATCTTGCAGCGATGGAAAAGAAGGAGCTGATTTCAAGACGTAGAGGAGGGGCTGCCCTTCCCGATCAGGACAACGAACCGCTGTTCATCCAACGTGAGAAGAAAAACCATGACTTCAAGCGGCAAATCGGCCAATATGCAGCGAGTCAAATACGCGAAGGGGAGGTTATCGCTCTTGATGTGGGGACCACGACGGCGGAGGTTGCCAAAGCGCTAGTCAAGCGCAGAGGCATTACGGTATTTACTTCATCCTTTCAGGTCGCATCGATTTTATCCAAAAGCAATCTCCAAGTATATATGATTGGCGGGCTTATTCGTTTTAATGAAATGTCGATGGTGGGCAGTATTGCGATCGAAACGATCAAAAAGTTCAATTTTGACCGTTATTATCTCGGACTCGCTTCATTAAACAGGGAACTCGGATTAACGGATTACAGCGTGGAAGAGGTTGAAGTCAAGCAGGCCTTTATCTCACAATCCAAGCAAGTGATTGCCCTGGCAGATAAGACTAAAATGGGGACTTCATCGCTTCTCAAGGTATGCGAATACGATCAGGTAAGCGAGATCATCACCAATCGCAGCGATGGCGAACATCATCCGGTTTTTGACTTGGGGTTTAAGGGGAAAATCACATTGGTATAG
- a CDS encoding DivIVA domain-containing protein: MDEHMQRRLDKQRKLFKQLGIHLDALSIHEKVFNTKLRGYDPEEVDSYLDEIISDYERFYATISDLMDKWQEQQVALRDMKSGSRSEPERFTIDPKQIEDIVLKMEYNLRQLKTKIRPEPDFFVD; this comes from the coding sequence ATGGATGAACATATGCAGCGCCGACTGGATAAGCAGAGAAAGCTGTTTAAGCAGCTGGGTATACATTTGGATGCTCTTTCGATTCACGAAAAGGTCTTTAATACCAAACTCAGAGGGTATGATCCGGAAGAAGTGGACTCCTACCTGGATGAAATTATTAGCGATTATGAACGATTTTACGCAACGATTTCCGATTTGATGGATAAATGGCAGGAGCAGCAGGTCGCCTTGCGCGATATGAAATCAGGCTCCCGTTCCGAACCTGAACGTTTCACCATTGATCCGAAGCAAATCGAGGACATCGTGCTCAAAATGGAGTACAACCTCAGACAGCTCAAGACCAAGATCAGACCCGAACCTGATTTTTTCGTGGATTGA
- a CDS encoding helix-turn-helix transcriptional regulator: MAFMIAQRAFIKTYLITMVEQHRGYGYQMLEEMRAEFKSFGYAPPQSEIYRALHELVQEGIFYRTKQLKGNDPRVDFQEIVLYHFTEDGHEKAKLYKKQVKTDLDRCLGMLNKAVKDNY, from the coding sequence GTGGCTTTTATGATTGCCCAGCGTGCTTTTATTAAAACGTATCTGATCACGATGGTTGAACAGCACCGGGGATATGGCTATCAGATGCTGGAGGAGATGAGAGCGGAATTTAAGAGCTTCGGTTACGCCCCGCCGCAAAGCGAAATTTATCGGGCGCTGCATGAATTGGTCCAAGAGGGGATTTTTTACCGGACCAAGCAGCTTAAGGGCAATGACCCACGCGTTGATTTTCAGGAGATTGTGTTATATCACTTTACCGAAGACGGCCATGAAAAAGCCAAGCTGTATAAAAAACAGGTGAAAACCGATTTGGACCGCTGTCTGGGCATGTTGAACAAGGCGGTTAAGGATAATTATTGA
- a CDS encoding acyltransferase encodes MPKKERIGEIELLRGLAFLAVALQHSIAHYAAVDGIGPADGLWMTLLVLAAKFAVPVFIFITGLVLFYNYDGSLRYGSFIGKRFKDILVPYIFWSLIYFIVNQGLGHPFWPQFGKWAMMLITGKSSYHLWYIVMIFQFYLLFPLLRYIMRECARRTSFRWHAWTLAGFGLVCLMLLYNLFRISGWMAEADIPVLTPFFTTYADRNFLYFAFYFILGAAAGMNPDRWKRLLLKGKYVYWPAFLLLFGYYAYITVQSFGTPPEYHVSFNMLALLRPLITLFLVSSIFVFYASAKKWTEKSGPGSLKVMNALGRYSYGAYLAHALMLRNSYNLDHWLFAGWNVTVRMMISFLVCVVLSYAVAMALSYLPFGKWMIGVSSLRANKRGRFPAQSSVPSRSVEGG; translated from the coding sequence ATGCCCAAAAAGGAGCGGATCGGTGAAATCGAACTACTGCGCGGTCTGGCCTTTCTGGCCGTAGCGCTGCAGCATTCGATTGCCCACTATGCCGCAGTGGATGGAATTGGGCCGGCGGATGGGTTATGGATGACCCTTTTGGTGCTTGCAGCCAAGTTTGCCGTTCCTGTCTTTATTTTTATTACGGGATTGGTTCTGTTTTACAATTATGACGGTTCACTCCGGTATGGATCGTTTATAGGCAAACGGTTTAAAGATATTCTGGTCCCCTATATATTTTGGTCGCTGATTTATTTTATAGTAAACCAAGGTTTGGGCCATCCGTTTTGGCCTCAGTTCGGGAAATGGGCCATGATGCTGATCACCGGGAAAAGCAGCTACCACTTATGGTACATCGTTATGATTTTTCAGTTTTATTTGCTGTTTCCGCTGCTCAGGTATATCATGCGCGAGTGCGCCCGGCGTACTTCATTCCGCTGGCATGCCTGGACGCTGGCCGGTTTCGGCCTTGTTTGCCTAATGCTGCTTTATAATTTATTCCGAATAAGCGGATGGATGGCGGAGGCGGATATTCCGGTTTTGACCCCGTTTTTTACGACGTATGCGGATCGCAACTTCTTGTATTTTGCGTTTTATTTTATTCTCGGCGCTGCGGCAGGGATGAATCCGGACCGTTGGAAGCGGCTGCTGCTGAAAGGAAAATACGTTTACTGGCCAGCATTCCTGCTTTTGTTCGGGTATTATGCATATATTACGGTGCAAAGCTTCGGAACGCCACCTGAATATCATGTCTCGTTTAACATGCTTGCATTATTGCGCCCGCTTATTACGTTATTTCTTGTCAGCTCTATTTTTGTGTTTTATGCTAGCGCGAAAAAATGGACTGAAAAGTCAGGGCCAGGCAGCTTAAAGGTGATGAATGCGTTAGGCCGTTATTCTTATGGAGCGTATCTGGCGCATGCATTAATGTTGAGGAATAGCTACAATTTGGATCACTGGCTGTTTGCAGGGTGGAATGTGACCGTACGGATGATGATTTCTTTTCTGGTTTGCGTCGTATTATCGTATGCGGTGGCGATGGCGCTCTCATATCTGCCCTTTGGGAAATGGATGATCGGCGTGTCGTCGCTGCGTGCCAACAAACGAGGCAGGTTCCCTGCGCAGTCTTCAGTCCCGTCCCGGTCGGTTGAAGGCGGCTGA
- a CDS encoding pirin family protein produces the protein MKIRLYTPAMQGKGVFDHGKITEQKPIGFSGEGSVINRVGPLFYWAWAHTPSQGYIPSHPHYGFEIMTYVLSGTAEHGDSLGTRSTVGAGGVQVIKAGSGVSHEERFLGPDMEAFQIWFEPDLQAESRKSPAYEQYESGEFPVSEQDGVRAVDILGNGSPIRLTAEAKMRDVEVQPHSAYRHTLSEGTTVAALAVRGAGNWESGEGRHEAFRERDFMLLTTADAEKNILLRADHEPVRMLLIEVPDRVNYGLIPKKY, from the coding sequence ATGAAAATTCGTCTGTATACACCGGCAATGCAAGGAAAAGGGGTTTTTGATCACGGAAAAATCACCGAACAGAAGCCAATCGGCTTTTCTGGGGAAGGTTCTGTTATCAACCGTGTCGGACCATTGTTTTATTGGGCATGGGCCCATACGCCTTCGCAAGGGTATATTCCCTCACACCCTCACTACGGGTTTGAGATTATGACGTATGTATTGAGCGGAACGGCGGAGCATGGCGATTCTTTGGGAACGCGAAGCACTGTAGGCGCCGGGGGAGTTCAGGTCATCAAAGCAGGCAGCGGCGTCAGTCATGAGGAACGGTTCCTTGGACCGGATATGGAGGCATTCCAGATCTGGTTCGAGCCCGACCTGCAGGCGGAATCCCGGAAGTCGCCCGCATACGAACAGTATGAGTCTGGGGAGTTCCCAGTGTCCGAACAGGATGGTGTGCGTGCGGTCGATATTCTCGGCAATGGTTCGCCGATCCGTTTGACGGCCGAAGCGAAAATGCGGGACGTTGAAGTACAGCCGCATAGCGCATACCGTCATACATTGTCCGAGGGAACCACGGTTGCGGCGCTTGCTGTCCGGGGGGCGGGAAACTGGGAGTCAGGTGAAGGGCGGCACGAAGCCTTCCGGGAACGTGATTTCATGCTTCTAACCACCGCCGATGCCGAAAAGAACATTTTGCTTCGCGCGGATCATGAACCCGTCCGGATGCTGCTTATCGAAGTGCCAGATCGTGTAAACTATGGGCTAATCCCCAAAAAATATTAA
- a CDS encoding DoxX family protein — MVAWGLLIIRLIVGLTFVGHGAQKLFGWFGGYGIKGTAGWFESIHVKPGVLAAIVIGLFEFAGGLLFAAGVLTPLAAAMIAVTMIGAIVTVHGKNGFWATQNGYEFNLILLAVVVGVALTGPGAYHLF, encoded by the coding sequence ATGGTTGCATGGGGTTTGCTAATTATCAGATTGATTGTAGGATTGACATTTGTAGGGCATGGAGCCCAAAAACTGTTTGGCTGGTTTGGAGGCTATGGCATTAAAGGAACGGCGGGTTGGTTTGAGTCGATTCATGTGAAACCTGGCGTTTTAGCGGCAATTGTGATTGGCTTGTTCGAGTTTGCAGGCGGACTGCTGTTTGCGGCAGGCGTGTTGACGCCTCTTGCGGCAGCGATGATCGCGGTGACCATGATCGGCGCAATCGTGACCGTTCACGGCAAAAACGGCTTTTGGGCCACGCAAAACGGGTATGAATTCAACCTCATTTTGCTTGCGGTTGTGGTCGGGGTCGCATTAACTGGGCCTGGGGCATATCACTTGTTTTAA
- the hrpB gene encoding ATP-dependent helicase HrpB translates to MNELPIQKVLPELKEKLRTATSAVLVAEPGAGKTTQVPPAFLEEDWLSGRKIIMLEPRRLAARAAAEYMAGNLGEQTGETVGYRVRMESRTGKKTKIEVVTEGILTRMLQSDPELADVGMIIFDEFHERNLQGDLGLALALESRAVLREDLRILVMSATLEAEPVAALLGDAAVVNCPGRQFPVETVYKPPAAGIKPEQHMAAVIREAAADHPGDVLAFLPGAGEIRKVQAELERGGIPAGCVIRPLYGQLPQQEQDAAVRPDPASRRKWILATSIAETSLTIDGVRIVVDSGLMRTQLFSARTGMPYLATGQVSRASADQRRGRAGRTAPGVAYRLWSREAQDHLRERNAPEILETDLAPLVLELTTWGVRDADKLLWLDPPPAQAYERGRELLQRLGAVTKDGMITDKGKRMAELGMHPRLAVMMLQAAYLGHGRLGSTLAAVLQERDLFRGAERDADIRSRAQAVCMWEQGGAVRDADESALKRIAQESKHIRKQTGIAASEKVDLEKCGLLLSFAYPDRIGQNRGNGKFLLTSGRGVELPGAQLLSRSAYITAAAVDDRKGAEGKILLAAPLNLEDIQRYHGDEIVDDTVVEWDRTLGSVKARKQTSLGAVILRESPAEQPSPERVVLALLEGIRTEGLGILPWTKHAKQLRQRLQMMHHADPEWPDMKDAALLGSLEEWLLPYLYGAKSRTDLQKLQLAAILEQTLGWDKKTRLDEEAPTHITVPSGSRIIVDYSNPMQPVLAVKLQEMFGLRETPRIGRGRIPLTLHLLSPAQRPVQITSDLASFWANGYFDVKKDLKGRYPKHYWPDDPLEAIPTRRTRPQT, encoded by the coding sequence ATGAATGAGTTGCCGATTCAGAAGGTGCTTCCCGAGCTCAAGGAAAAACTGCGTACAGCCACATCCGCAGTGCTTGTGGCCGAACCGGGCGCGGGGAAAACGACGCAGGTTCCGCCTGCTTTTTTGGAAGAGGACTGGTTGTCAGGCCGCAAGATTATTATGCTCGAACCACGCCGTCTGGCAGCGCGTGCCGCGGCTGAATACATGGCCGGAAATTTAGGCGAGCAGACGGGGGAAACGGTCGGATATCGCGTAAGAATGGAAAGCCGGACCGGCAAAAAGACAAAAATCGAAGTCGTGACAGAGGGTATCCTAACTCGGATGCTGCAAAGCGATCCGGAGCTTGCGGATGTAGGCATGATTATTTTTGATGAATTCCATGAACGCAATTTGCAGGGAGATCTGGGGCTGGCGCTTGCTTTGGAATCCAGAGCTGTGCTTCGGGAGGATTTGCGGATTCTTGTCATGTCCGCCACACTCGAAGCGGAACCGGTGGCGGCTTTGCTCGGCGATGCAGCCGTGGTGAACTGTCCCGGACGCCAGTTTCCGGTAGAAACGGTATACAAGCCGCCTGCTGCCGGAATCAAACCCGAGCAGCATATGGCTGCGGTTATACGCGAAGCTGCAGCGGACCATCCCGGGGATGTGCTTGCGTTTTTGCCCGGAGCCGGAGAAATCCGCAAAGTACAGGCGGAACTTGAGCGAGGAGGCATCCCGGCTGGTTGCGTCATCCGGCCGCTGTACGGCCAGCTGCCGCAGCAGGAACAGGACGCGGCCGTGCGTCCGGATCCGGCAAGCAGGCGTAAATGGATATTGGCGACGTCGATTGCGGAGACAAGTTTGACGATTGACGGGGTCCGCATCGTCGTGGACAGCGGGCTCATGCGTACGCAGCTGTTCTCTGCGCGGACCGGCATGCCTTATTTGGCCACGGGCCAGGTATCCCGGGCATCTGCTGATCAGCGCAGAGGCCGTGCAGGGCGGACCGCTCCCGGGGTAGCTTACCGGCTGTGGAGCCGCGAAGCCCAGGATCATTTGCGTGAGCGGAATGCTCCGGAAATCCTCGAAACGGATCTGGCGCCGCTTGTTCTCGAACTGACGACGTGGGGAGTACGGGATGCGGACAAGCTGTTGTGGCTCGATCCGCCTCCAGCCCAAGCCTATGAGCGGGGCCGGGAACTTTTGCAGCGGCTTGGAGCCGTGACGAAGGACGGAATGATTACGGATAAAGGGAAACGAATGGCTGAGCTTGGCATGCATCCCCGGCTGGCGGTAATGATGCTTCAAGCTGCTTATCTGGGGCATGGGCGGCTTGGATCCACGCTTGCAGCTGTTCTTCAGGAAAGAGATCTATTCCGTGGGGCGGAGCGTGACGCGGATATCCGGAGCAGAGCTCAGGCTGTTTGCATGTGGGAACAAGGGGGAGCTGTCAGGGATGCCGATGAGTCCGCTTTGAAACGGATCGCCCAAGAAAGCAAGCATATTAGGAAACAAACTGGAATAGCTGCCAGTGAAAAGGTCGATCTTGAAAAATGCGGTTTGCTGCTTTCATTTGCTTATCCGGACCGTATCGGTCAGAACCGCGGAAATGGGAAGTTTTTGCTTACTTCCGGGCGGGGTGTCGAACTGCCGGGAGCCCAGCTCTTGAGCCGTTCAGCCTATATCACTGCAGCCGCAGTCGATGACCGAAAAGGAGCTGAAGGTAAAATTTTGCTGGCAGCACCGCTAAATCTTGAGGATATTCAGCGCTATCATGGGGACGAGATCGTGGATGACACGGTAGTGGAGTGGGATCGGACGTTAGGGAGCGTAAAAGCGCGCAAACAGACCAGCCTCGGCGCCGTTATTCTCCGCGAATCACCTGCGGAGCAGCCGTCCCCGGAACGGGTAGTCTTGGCCTTGCTGGAGGGGATTCGGACCGAGGGGCTCGGCATCCTCCCCTGGACCAAACATGCCAAGCAGCTGCGCCAGCGTTTGCAGATGATGCACCATGCGGATCCAGAGTGGCCGGATATGAAAGATGCCGCTTTGCTTGGGAGTCTGGAGGAATGGCTGCTTCCATATCTTTATGGCGCCAAAAGCCGCACGGATTTGCAAAAGCTGCAGTTAGCGGCCATCCTGGAACAGACGCTGGGTTGGGATAAGAAAACGCGCCTTGATGAGGAAGCGCCTACGCATATCACGGTACCAAGCGGCTCCAGAATAATCGTTGATTACAGCAATCCTATGCAACCCGTGCTTGCAGTGAAACTGCAGGAAATGTTCGGCCTGCGTGAAACGCCGCGGATCGGCCGCGGCAGAATTCCGCTGACGCTGCATCTGTTGTCTCCGGCACAGCGGCCGGTTCAAATCACGTCGGATCTGGCAAGCTTTTGGGCGAATGGATATTTTGACGTGAAAAAGGACTTGAAAGGCCGGTACCCCAAGCATTATTGGCCGGATGATCCGCTTGAGGCTATTCCGACCAGACGAACCCGGCCTCAAACATGA
- the gluQRS gene encoding tRNA glutamyl-Q(34) synthetase GluQRS: MRGRFAPTPSGELHIGNAWAALLSWLQVRSSSGIFVLRMEDIDTQRSRPHLARQILDDLYWLGLDWDEGPDVGGPFGPYTQSECLEYYMEALNQLGGMGCLYPCFCSRADLMAAARAPHGLSSEGPAYPGTCRNLTAEEAARKSLDKQPSLRFKVPHEIISFQDGVAGLQVFDAAAGGDFIVRRADGMISYQLAVVVDDHRMQITDILRGADLLDSVPRQLMLYKALGMEAPSFAHVPLFMGPDGKRLAKRHGGTSLAAIRETGTAPERLLGWLMWVAGLIGKPEPLSAYDCIPLFQMDKLPAMPIIITDEILSRLHG, encoded by the coding sequence ATGCGGGGCAGATTCGCGCCCACGCCTTCCGGCGAGCTGCATATCGGCAACGCCTGGGCAGCACTCCTCTCTTGGCTGCAAGTTCGCAGCTCAAGCGGCATCTTCGTGCTGCGGATGGAGGACATCGACACCCAGCGATCCAGACCCCACCTGGCAAGGCAAATACTTGACGATCTGTATTGGCTTGGGCTGGATTGGGATGAGGGACCGGATGTCGGCGGCCCCTTTGGCCCCTATACCCAAAGCGAATGTTTGGAATATTACATGGAGGCCCTGAATCAGCTGGGCGGCATGGGCTGCCTCTATCCTTGTTTCTGCAGCCGGGCCGACCTGATGGCAGCCGCTCGCGCACCCCACGGCCTTTCTTCCGAAGGACCGGCATATCCGGGAACATGCCGCAATTTAACGGCTGAGGAGGCTGCGCGCAAATCGCTGGACAAGCAGCCCTCCCTACGGTTCAAGGTCCCGCACGAGATCATTTCTTTCCAAGACGGCGTAGCCGGATTGCAAGTTTTCGATGCGGCTGCAGGCGGCGATTTCATCGTTCGCAGAGCCGACGGGATGATATCCTATCAGCTCGCCGTCGTCGTCGACGATCATCGGATGCAAATCACGGATATCCTGCGCGGAGCCGATCTGCTGGATTCCGTCCCGCGCCAGCTCATGCTTTATAAGGCGCTTGGGATGGAAGCTCCCTCCTTCGCTCATGTTCCGCTGTTTATGGGACCTGACGGCAAACGGCTGGCCAAGCGGCATGGTGGGACAAGCCTCGCCGCGATTCGCGAAACGGGAACGGCGCCTGAACGGCTGCTCGGCTGGCTGATGTGGGTCGCAGGATTGATCGGGAAACCGGAGCCTTTATCCGCCTATGACTGTATCCCGCTTTTCCAAATGGATAAACTGCCTGCCATGCCTATCATCATAACCGATGAAATATTATCCCGTCTGCATGGATAG